From the Mangifera indica cultivar Alphonso chromosome 10, CATAS_Mindica_2.1, whole genome shotgun sequence genome, one window contains:
- the LOC123227066 gene encoding amino acid transporter ANT1-like has protein sequence MAHQSDKTTQLPLLQSSGFSGTASTFQTLGNIIVSIVGTGVLGLPFAFKVAGWAAGSLGVIITGLATYYCMLLLVQCRDKLASEKESTEAATYGDLGFKCMGTTGRYLTEFLIIIAQCGGSVAYLIFIGQNLSSIFRSHNLTSSSFIFLVIPLQIVLSWINSLSALSPFSIFADICNLLAMALVVKQDVQIIAGEDFSFADRQAITSHIGGLPFAGGMAVFCFEGFGMTLALESSMKERGRFSKLLAQTFTGITLVYTLFGFFGYIAYGDQTKDIVTLNLAHNWSSIAVQMGLCLGLIFTFPVMVHPINEIVEQKLKKSTWFQKLASSGCDNSMTKLAQCCIYISRAILVLGLATLASYVPGFGAFVSLVGSTVCALMSFVLPASFHLKLLGPSLSCWQKALDVFILCFGLVFAVYGTYNSIVGV, from the exons ATGGCACATCAGTCTGACAAAACCACTCAACTCCCTCTCCTGCAATCCTCTGGCTTTTCAGGAACCGCCTCCACCTTCCAAACCCTTGGCAACATCATCGTTTCAATCGTCGGCACTGGCGTTTTAGGCCTCCCTTTTGCCTTTAAAGTGGCTGGCTGGGCTGCTGGATCTCTCGGGGTCATCATTACGGGGCTCGCCACTTATTATTGCATGCTTCTTCTC GTCCAATGCAGGGACAAATTAGCATCAGAGAAAGAATCAACAGAGGCAGCAACATATGGGGATTTGGGATTCAAGTGCATGGGAACAACAGGGAGATATTTAACCGAGTTCTTGATTATCATTGCCCAATGTGGAGGCTCTGTTGCTTATCTAATCTTCATTGGCCAAAACCTCTCATCAATATTCAGAAGCCACAATCTGACATCATCCTCCTTCATATTCCTAGTAATCCCTCTTCAAATTGTTCTTTCATGGATCAATTCTCTGTCAGCTCTTTCACCTTTCAGTATTTTTGCCGATATCTGCAATTTGTTAGCCATGGCTCTAGTGGTCAAACAAGATGTGCAAATAATTGCTGGGgaagatttttcttttgctgACAGGCAGGCCATTACTTCTCATATTGGAGGGCTGCCATTTGCCGGAGGCATGGCTGTGTTTTGTTTTGAAGGGTTTGGGATGACTTTGGCTTTAGAGTCATCAATGAAAGAGAGAGGCAGATTTTCCAAACTGTTGGCTCAGACTTTCACTGGGATAACTCTTGTGTatactttatttggtttttttggtTACATCGCTTATGGTGACCAGACTAAGGATATTGTCACTCTCAATCTGGCCCACAATTGGTCTTCCATTGCAGTCCAG ATGGGGTTGTGCTTGGGGCTAATATTTACATTCCCAGTCATGGTACATCCAATAAATGAGATAGTAGAACAGAAGCTGAAGAAAAGCACATGGTTTCAGAAGCTGGCTAGTAGTGGCTGTGACAATTCAATGACAAAATTAGCACAGTGTTGCATTTATATCAGCAGGGCAATCTTGGTCTTAGGGTTGGCAACTTTGGCCTCATATGTGCCTGGATTTGGAGCTTTTGTGTCACTTGTGGGAAGCACAGTTTGTGCCCTAATGTCTTTTGTTTTGCCTGCCTCATTTCACCTGAAATTGTTAGGTCCATCTTTGAGTTGCTGGCAGAAGGCCTTGGATGTTTTCATATTatgttttggtttggtttttgcTGTTTATGGAACATATAATTCCATTGTTGGAGTTTGA